The nucleotide window AACGGCCAAAGCGTGGCGAACAGCCTCGGCATGAGTCCCCAATCGGGCTTGCCGCACAACAACCGTGTCGGCGATTTCGATCCCTTCGCACTGCCGGTGTTGATGAAGGAAACCGGCAAATCGTTGGCGGAGATTCTGAGGGATCTCGACTCGAAGAGCGGGCTGCTGGGTTTAAGCGGGTTGAGCGGCGACGTGCGCGATCTGGAAGAGGCGGCCTCGCAAGGAAACGCACGGGCACGGCTGGCGCTCGACGTATTTACCACGTCGATTCGCCACTACCTGGGCGCGTACCTGCTGGAATTAGGCGGCGCCGACGCGATCGTGTTCACCGGCGGGATTGGCGAAAACGGCGTCAACGTGCGGGCCGCCGTTTGCGCGGGACTGGAATGGCTCGGCGTCGCACTCGATCCCGCGGCCAACGGACGGGCCAAAGGCGAATGTTCGATCGGGGCGTCCGAAAGCCGCACGCAGATCTGGGTCGTGCCCACCAATGAAGAGCTCATTGTTGCGCGGCAGGCGAACCAGTTGATTGATGGGATGAGGGATGAGGGATGAGAGATGAGAGATGAGAGATGAGAGATGAGAGATGAGAGATAAGGGATGAAAGATGAGGCTCCTATCCCTCATCTCTCATCCCTTATCCCTCATCCGCCCAACGCACACCGGAAGGTAACCTGACCAACCTATGTTCCTCGCCAAAGTAACCGGCAGCGTCGTGGCCACGCAGAAGGCGGCAACGATGACGGGCCACAAGCTGCTCATCGTCGAGCCTTACCGCATCGACGCCGCCAACCGCGACCGGCTGGTGACGACCGGGCGAACGTTTGTGGCTGTCGACACCGTCGGGGCCGGACAAGACGAGTTTGTGTTGATCGTGCAAGGCTCCAGTGCCCGACTGACGCCGGAAACGAAGAACTTGCCCGTCGATGCCGCCATCATCGGCATCGTCGACATGGTACACGTCGATCAGCAGTGCGTTTTCAATCGAGAGAGAGGTTGACTGTGACGAAATCTTCAAAGAGCCGGTGGCTGGGGCGGAGGCTGGCCGTTTTCAACGCGGAAATTCCAAGAGTCGCGGTGGCCAGGCGATGCCCCGGTTCGTCGGCCACGCACAAACCGGGGCATCGGCTGGCGTCGAGCCAGTTGATCATTCCGGGCCGCATCGAGCCAGCCTCTGCCCCAGCCACCTGAACCCAGCCACCTGAACCCTGATCCCTGAACCCTGAACCCCGAACCCTTCCCCATGCAAGCCACCGAAACCCTGATCCGCAGCGTCGTCGAACAAGTGCTGGCCCAGATGGGCAACGGCCAAGCGTCGGCCACGCCCATGCGCCGCGGCTTTGACGGCCGATACGGCATCTTCACCTGCGTCGACGAAGCGGTCGCCGCCGCCACCGCCGCCTTCCGAAAACTTTCGGATGCGACGATCGAGCAGCGCAAACGGGCCATCGACCATATCCGCCGCATCTCGATCGACCAGTGCGTCGAGCTGGGCACGATGGAGATGGAAGAGACCAAGATCGGCCGGCTGGCACACAAGATCGAGAAGCTCAAGACGCTCGGCGAGCGCACGCCCGGCGTGGAGTTCATGCGGAGCGAAGTGTTCAGCGGCGACCACGGCCTGGCCGTCATCGAGCACGCTCCCTTCGGAGTGATCGGAGCGATCACGCCGGTGACGCATTCGTTGCCCACCATCACCGGCAATGCGGTGAGCATGATCGCCGGCGGCAACACGCTGGTGGTCAATCCGCATCCCGCCGGCAAGAAGGTGGCGGCCGAAGGCGTGCGGCGATTCAACGAAGCCATCTATCGCGATTTGGGCATCGACAACCTGATCTGCGTCATCGCCGAGCCGACGCTCGAAACGGCCCAGGCCATCTTCAAGCACCGCGGCGTCAAGCTGATCTGCGTCACCGGCGGGCCGGCCGTGGCCAGGGCGGCGATGAACAGTGGAAAACGGGCGATCGTGGCCGGGCCGGGCAATCCGCCCGTCGTCGTCGATGAGACGGCCGATCTCGACCGCGCGGCGCGGGCGATCATCGAAGGTGGGGCCTACGACAACAACCTGTTGTGCATCGGCGAGAAAGAAGTGTTCGTGGTGGCCGAAGTGTTCGACGAGATGATGTCGGCCATGGAACGCGCAGGCGCGGTGCGGCTCAATGCCCGTGAGGTCGAAGCATTGACCAAGGTGGCCATCACCACGGTCGGCGAAGGCGACCACAAGCACGACGTGCCGGCCAAGGAGTATCTGGGGCAAGACGCGGCGGTGCTGGCCCGCGGCATCGGCAAGCAGGTGCCGCACAACGTAGAGTTGCTCTACGGTGAGACGGACGAATCGAACCCGTTTGTGCCGGTCGAGCAGATGATGCCGTTTCTGCCGTTCGTTCGCGTGCGCGACTTCGACGAAGCGGTCGAGAAGGCGAAGTTCTACGAGCACGGCTTCCGGCACACGGCCATGATTCATTCCAACAGCGTGCGAAACATGACCAAGATGGGCCGCGCGCTCGACACGACGTTGTTCGTCAAGAACGGCCCCTGCATGGCGTCGCTGGGCCTGGGTGGCGAAGGCTATTTGTCGTTCTCCATCGCCACGCCCACCGGCGAAGGCGTGACCACGCCTTTGACATTTACACGAGAACGTCGCTGCTCGATGATCGACGACCTGCGAATTATTTGACGTCCCTTGTCAGTGGTCCGTTGTCAGTTGTCCGTTGCAACTGACCACTGACCACTGACCACTGACCACTGACCACTGACCACTGACCACTGACAAAGATGCAATTAGGCACCGTCGTCGGCACCGCGACTTCGACCATCAAGCACCGCTCGATGGACGGCTGGAAGCTGTTGGTCGTGCAGTTGCTGGCGGCCGACGGTCGCTCGCCCGACGGCGAGCCGGTGCTGGCCGTCGATAGCCTGGGTGCCGGCCGGGGCGACCGCGTGCTGCTGACCAGTGAAGGCAATGCGACGAAGGAACTGTTGAAGAGCGAGACGACGCCCGTCCGCTGGTGCGTGATAGGAATACCTGACTGATGCGAATTTGCAAAGTATTTGGCACCGTGACGCTCAATCGCTCGCATCCGAGCCTGACAGGCGCATGCCTGCGCTTGGCGGCGCCGCTGACGCTCGATGAACTGGCGGGCCACAAGGAACCAGCGGCAGAAGAGTTGGTGGTGTACGACGAGCTGGGGGCCGGACTGGGCAGCCTGATCGCCATCAGCGAAGGCGGCGAGGCGGCCCAGCCGTTTTATCCCGACATGAAACCGGTCGATGCCTACAACGGGGCGGTCCTTGACTCAGTGGACGTGAGACGGCCATGAAAGACGTAAGGTGGGACCAGCGAGCTTGCGAGCGCCGGCCCACCGCTAGAGACGACGATGGTCACGGTGGGCCGGCGCTCGCAAGCTCGCTGGCCCCACCCTACGCCTGAAGACGTAGTCGAAAATCCAAAATCCAAAATCCAAAATTGCAACATGCCTCCCCTGCACAAGCTTAAAGAAGAAATCTGCGACATCGGCCGGCGGCTCTACAACAAGGGCTTCGCGGCCGGCAACGACGGCAACATCAGCTATCGCCTGGGCGAGAACGAGGTGCTCTGCACGCCCACGTTCATCTCCAAAGGCTTCATGAAGCCCGACGATCTGTGCGTCGTCGATTTGCAAGGCAATCAGATCAGCGGCCGCCGCAAGCGGAGCAGCGAGATTTTGCTGCACCTGACGATCATGCGCGAGCGGCCCGACGTGAAGAGCGTGGTGCATTGCCATCCGCCACACGCCACGGCGTTCGCGGTGGCCCGCGAGCCGATTCCGCAGTGTGTGTTGCCCGAAGTCGAGGTTTTCTTGGGCGACGTGCCGATCACCAAATATGAAACGCCCGGCGGGCAGGCCTTCGCCGACACGGTGCTCCCCTTCGTCCACAAAGCCAGCGTCATCATTCTGGCGAATCACGGCACGGTGAGCTACGGCGACACGATCGAGCACGCCTACTGGTGGACCGAGGTGCTCGATTCATACTGCCGCATCTTGTTGTTGGCCCGCGATCTGGGCCGCGTGAACTATCTCAACGAACAACACACCCGCGAGCTGCTCGACTTCAAGACACGACTAGGCTTCACCGACCCGCGCTTGACGCCGGCCATGGAAAACTGTGACATCTGCGCCAACGACGTTTTCCGCGATAGCTGGCAGCAGACCGGCGTCGAGCGCAAAGCGTTCGACGCCCCGCCGCCGCTGCGGACCAAGAGTAACTCGCAGCCTGTATCGACCAATGGCGAGCAGGAAGCGTTGGTGCAAGCGATTACGGAGCGAGTGATGGCCGCGCTGAGTGGAAAAAGGTAACGGATGAAGCTGAGGTGGTAAGGTGGGACCAGCGAGCTTGCGAGCGCCGGCCCACCGTAATCGACGTCGTTAAC belongs to Pirellulales bacterium and includes:
- a CDS encoding EutN/CcmL family microcompartment protein, with translation MFLAKVTGSVVATQKAATMTGHKLLIVEPYRIDAANRDRLVTTGRTFVAVDTVGAGQDEFVLIVQGSSARLTPETKNLPVDAAIIGIVDMVHVDQQCVFNRERG
- a CDS encoding aldehyde dehydrogenase family protein: MQATETLIRSVVEQVLAQMGNGQASATPMRRGFDGRYGIFTCVDEAVAAATAAFRKLSDATIEQRKRAIDHIRRISIDQCVELGTMEMEETKIGRLAHKIEKLKTLGERTPGVEFMRSEVFSGDHGLAVIEHAPFGVIGAITPVTHSLPTITGNAVSMIAGGNTLVVNPHPAGKKVAAEGVRRFNEAIYRDLGIDNLICVIAEPTLETAQAIFKHRGVKLICVTGGPAVARAAMNSGKRAIVAGPGNPPVVVDETADLDRAARAIIEGGAYDNNLLCIGEKEVFVVAEVFDEMMSAMERAGAVRLNAREVEALTKVAITTVGEGDHKHDVPAKEYLGQDAAVLARGIGKQVPHNVELLYGETDESNPFVPVEQMMPFLPFVRVRDFDEAVEKAKFYEHGFRHTAMIHSNSVRNMTKMGRALDTTLFVKNGPCMASLGLGGEGYLSFSIATPTGEGVTTPLTFTRERRCSMIDDLRII
- a CDS encoding EutN/CcmL family microcompartment protein; amino-acid sequence: MQLGTVVGTATSTIKHRSMDGWKLLVVQLLAADGRSPDGEPVLAVDSLGAGRGDRVLLTSEGNATKELLKSETTPVRWCVIGIPD
- a CDS encoding EutN/CcmL family microcompartment protein, with translation MRICKVFGTVTLNRSHPSLTGACLRLAAPLTLDELAGHKEPAAEELVVYDELGAGLGSLIAISEGGEAAQPFYPDMKPVDAYNGAVLDSVDVRRP
- a CDS encoding class II aldolase/adducin family protein translates to MPPLHKLKEEICDIGRRLYNKGFAAGNDGNISYRLGENEVLCTPTFISKGFMKPDDLCVVDLQGNQISGRRKRSSEILLHLTIMRERPDVKSVVHCHPPHATAFAVAREPIPQCVLPEVEVFLGDVPITKYETPGGQAFADTVLPFVHKASVIILANHGTVSYGDTIEHAYWWTEVLDSYCRILLLARDLGRVNYLNEQHTRELLDFKTRLGFTDPRLTPAMENCDICANDVFRDSWQQTGVERKAFDAPPPLRTKSNSQPVSTNGEQEALVQAITERVMAALSGKR